Proteins from one Trichoplusia ni isolate ovarian cell line Hi5 chromosome 9, tn1, whole genome shotgun sequence genomic window:
- the LOC113497698 gene encoding skin secretory protein xP2-like, which produces YKFLTSEVKNHIYLTNVLLYRQAVLALVACAHAQYAEERAPRYIASEPKQPAPPPVAILKQINRHNEDGSYTYGYEAADGSFKIETKSPAGEVKGKYGYKDDTGKVRVIEYGANKYGFQPAGEGITVAPPTLVDETKNEENNRPGKGQSGRAQYRPAPQNTDYDYDEPAPAPRPAPRPTQQPYRAPAPQPQQYRAPAPQPQQYRAPAPQPQQYRAPAPEPQQQYRPAPQQQQQQYRPSPGPAPPKPAFFAGAAPAPAPAEDNFFSPQPQQRQFKQKQDFRPAPQFQQFAPKPQIEYSQDYSPAPTRPSNQANFAQRNLPFSMLDQLLKEYELPANGAAPLHDITFGSY; this is translated from the exons tataaattccTTACCTCCGAAGTAAAAaaccatatttatttaacaaatgtgTTATTGTATCGACAGGCGGTGCTGGCTTTAGTGGCGTGTGCGCACGCGCAGTACGCGGAGGAGCGCGCGCCGCGATACATCGCATCCGAGCCTAAGcagcccgcgcccccgccggtAGCCATTCTCAAGCAAATTAACAG GCACAATGAGGATGGATCATACACTTACGGGTACGAAGCCGCCGATGGATCGTTCAAGATTGAAACTAAGTCGCCCGCGGGAGAGGTCAAAGGCAAATACGGATACAAGGATGATACTGGCAAG GTCCGAGTAATTGAATATGGTGCCAATAAGTACGGTTTCCAGCCCGCCGGAGAGGGCATCACAGTGGCGCCACCTACCCTAGTCGACGAAACTAAAAACGAGGAAAACAACAGGCCTGGAAAAGGACAG TCGGGCCGCGCGCAGTACCGTCCCGCCCCGCAGAACACAGACTACGATTACGATGAGCCGGCGCCCGCCCCTCGCCCTGCCCCGCGCCCCACGCAGCAGCCATACCGCGCCCCTGCGCCCCAACCCCAGCAATACCGCGCCCCCGCTCCCCAACCCCAACAGTACCGCGCCCCAGCTCCCCAGCCCCAACAGtaccgcgcccccgcgcccgaGCCACAGCAGCAGTACAGACCAGCTCCtcagcagcagcagcaacagTATAGGCCTTCACCAGGACCGGCACCTCCTAAG CCCGCATTCTTCGCTGGTGCCGCACCGGCTCCCGCGCCCGCCGAGGACAACTTCTTCAGCCCGCAGCCGCAGCAGAGGCAGTTCAAACAGAAGCAGGACTTCAGGCCCGCGCCCCAGTTCCAGCAGTTCGCCCCCAAGCCCCAGATAGAGTACAGCCAGGATTACTCCCCCGCCCCCACGAGGCCCTCCAACCAGGCCAACTTCGCCCAGCGCAACCTCCCCTTCTCCATGCTGGACCAACTCCTCAAGGAATACGAGCTGCCCGCGAATGGCGCCGCCCCCCTTCACGACATCACATTCGGATCCTACtag